Sequence from the Fulvivirga ligni genome:
AATCTGTAGTCTCCGGTTTCAAGTTCATGTTAGGCAGTGCGTTAGGAGTAGTTAGTGTATTAGGCAAGGTGCCAAAAGGGTAGGTCTTGATCAGCTGATAAGGATCTGTGTCTTTACCCACTCGGGCCACATTCATTCTTAACTTTAGATAATCTAAAGGATCCCAAATGTCATACATTTCTGTAGGCACTATGCTCAGAGCTGCTGCCGGATAGAAGTAAGAGTTGTTATCTTCAGGCAATGTGCTGCTCCAGTCATTTCTGGCGGTTACGTCCAGGTAAATGAAATCTTTATAGCCAATGTTGGCAAATGCATACAAGCTATTTACTCTCTTCTCACCTTCATAGCGATATAAGTCAGGCATCACATTAATGTTACCCAGGGTGTAAATACCGGCTACGCTTAATCCATTTCCCTGGATAGTGCTTTCCTTTGTACTCTGTCTAAGCTGGTTTCCTCCTACTGATACTTTGGTGGTAAATTCACCAAAACGGGTGTCATAAGTCAATAAGAAATCTGCGTTACTCTCTTGAAAATCAATAGTTTGCTCACGGTACATGCCTTCCGTAAAATAAACCGTTCCCTTAGGTCTTCTAGACCATCTGAAGTCAGACGAATTATCTAGGCCGTAACGAACCATTAATGATAATTCTGGTGTGATGTTAAATGCTGAGCTTACATTACCAAATAATCTGTCTTTGTCAAAGGCATTGATGTTTTCATGTGCAATGAGGAATGGGTTATCGGCCCATGTAAAGATATTGCGTTGTACTTTATCTTCTTCCAGCCAGTAGTTTCTCAGCCAGTCAAGATCTACGTTAGTGTAGTTCCATAACAAAGCATACATCAGCCCCTGGCCACCATAGCCAGATACAGGTAAGTTGTCGCTTTTGCTTTTAACATAAGTACCATTCATGTTAATAGTCCAGCTTTTGGCAGGTTTGTATGATGTACTGATGTTGATATTATCTCTTTTGAGATCGGAGTTTGGAACAATACCTGTGTTAGAAGATTTACCATATGACATTCTGATGTTACCCTTGTCGTTACTACCTGCAATGGATATGTTGGTATTACTAGCCACACCTGTTTCAAAAAAGTCATTCAGATCATATCTATGGATAAATGGTTCTGCTTCTCCACTGTCGAAACCCGGGCTTCCGTCTTGAAGAATCAGTAGCTCATCATCTAATTTTGGTCCGAAGTTGGTGCCATAGTCAGGTGCATAGCTTAAGCCCCAGCCACCGCCATATTGCTTCTGTATGTCTGGTAGAACCAATGGATTACTGAAGGTTAAAGAAGTAGATACGTTTACCCCTAAGCCTTTCTTTCCTTTTCCTGATTTAGTGGTTATTACAATAACACCATTGGCAGCTCTTGAACCATAGAGCGCAGTAGCTGCTGCTCCTTTTAAAACACTCATGGACTCTATGTCTTCAGGGTTAATTTCCGCTGCGCCGTTACCGTAGTCTGTTGGCATGTTTGCCTGGTCTGTGGTGCCACCACCTACTCCATAAATGTTGTTATTTATAGGTGTGCCATCCACAATAAATAAAGGTGAATTTTTATTGATGTTGAGAGAGTTTTCTCCTCTTATGATTACTCTGGCAGAGCTAGCAAGACCATTGTTGGATCCTGTAACTTGTACACCTGCCAGCTTACCAGAAAGGGCATTTACCATATTTCCAGTTCTCACCTGGCTGAGTTCCTCGCCAGATACCTGCTGTACAGAATAGCCCAATGCCTTTTTATCTCTTTCAATACCCAGTGCAGTAACTACCACCTCAGAAAGTTGAGCTACATCTTCTTGTAAAGTAATAGAGAAGCTGGCTTTACTTCCCACAGGTATCATCTGAGTCTTATATCCTATAAATGATATGCTTAATGAGTCTGATTCATTGGCTCTTAATCTGAATTTCCCCTCTAAATCAGTGATAGATCCGGTGGTGGAATTCACAACCATAACAGAAGCTCCGATTATAGGCTCTCCTGTGGTACTTTGCACTACTCCCTCAATCTGAGATTGGGCTAAAGAAGGCGTAATAAATAGCGCATTGACCATTAAGATCAATGCTGCATTTAGCAGCCATCTTTGGAATTTAGGTAGATTTCTTTTCATGGAATATACGTTTGTGATTGAGCCTCAAATGTATATTTCACAGTTTACCTGAATCGTGGCCATGCATTAAGTATTAATTAATTTAACCAGTGTTTAATTAATTAATTGTTAATTCAAAAAATTGAATGATTGTACAATAAAAATTTTACTAACTTTCCGCCATGGCGAAACAGTCAATTGCAGAGATTAGAAAGAAGGAGATTCTAAGCACATTTTATGAGGTGGCCAAGGTGGAAGGACTAGAGAATACTTCCTTTGCCAAGATTGCCCAAAAGCTGGAAATACAACCCAGCCTAATTGTGCATTACTTTAAAAATAGAGATGAATTAATTCTTGCTCTCATCCAGTATAACCTGGATCAATACAAGCAGATATTCTCTATTGCTCATGCAGATGACCTTTCGCATCAGGAGCATTTAAATAAAGTGCTGGATAAGCTCTTTTCTTTAGATTGGAATGAGCTATATGACGATGGCGTTTATTATAGCTGTTATACATTGATATTTCGTCATCCTGAAATAAAAGGCAAGTTTAAAGACCTTCATCTCGAGCTTAGGTCCGGTTTGAAGACCATATTAGAGCAGTGTACAAAAGCAGGCTTTCTGGCCATTGAAGATCCGGCCACAGTGGCGCATCAAGTATATAATTTATTAGATGGCACGTATTATTTTGTAAGCATGCTGGATGTAAAAGCCGACCAGGAGAAATATCTTCAACAAAGTAAAACACTGGCTAAAAAACTGATCGGTCTGCATTAAAATATAATTCCTTTGGTTTGAAAAAGAGGCTGTTTCACTCATGTGAGCAGCCTCATTCATTTGTATTTATTCTTATTTCACTATAAAAGTGGGTTTTAAGCAGTCTTTAACATTATTTAACCCTAATAAAGAGGCTTATTCTTTACCATACACTACATTTCAACGTTTAATAGTTAAGCTCAAGGTGTTTTTAAAATGACAATGCTTATGGGCTTAATATGTGGAATTTAAATGCAATAGATTATGAATATCCAGGCAATATCTCCAGCGGAAGCTACTGATGAGTTAAGGGAAGTGTATAATACGCTGGAAAGAAACAGGGGTAAAGTAGCTAACCTGTATGAGGCACAAAGCCTTAACCCTGAAACTATGATGAGGAACATTGATTTTAACATCGAATTAATGTTTGGTGGGTCTCCTTTGAAAAGGTACCAGAAAGAAATGCTGGCCGTAATAGTTTCAGTTTATACGGATTGTGATTATTCTTTGGCGCATCATTCAGAAGCGTTAGCGCATTACTGGAAGGAAGAGGGGCGAATCCAATCTTTGGTAAATGATTATAAAACCGCTGAAATAGGCAGAGCTAACAGGGCTTTATGTAGTTATGCAGAAGCACTCACCTTGAATGCCAATAAATCTGTAATAGATCAGATCGTTAACCGAATGAAAGAACTGAAAATTGAAGACCGTGAAATTCTGGATGCGGCAATGATTATCAGTTATATAAACTTTCAGGTGAGGTTGGTGAAAGGCCTGAGCGTAGAGCTGGAAGCTGACGGAGGCGTAGGGTATTGGTACGACTAAAAATATAAAACTATCCGATGGCCAGGCCACCGGATAGTTAATACTATTATAACATAGTCTTTTTGGTAATCAGCTTGCCAGAGGCATCAAAAGTAAGTTGAATTGCATGAGCAGTCATATCTTCTTCTTGCTCTTCTACATCATCACTTTCTTCAGATTCATCTTCTGTGTATAGATAATCTGGCTGAAGCGTTACTATATAAAGGCTTTCTTTTTTAGCTGTAGTTCTTTTCTCAGCAGCTACTATGCTGGTTTCAATAAAATCATCAGAAATTTTCTCAGAGATTGCTTCTGGAAGATCGCTTTCTTCAATGAGCTGAGAGGTGTATAACCATGCACCTTTAGCATCATAAGCTACCATGTGCTCAGCTTCTTCCATATAAAAGGAAGCTACAAATTCTTTGTTTTCGGTTTCTTCCCAGCTTACTTGCTCAGCATTTTTAAATTTAGTCTTAAAATCTTTCTGAGCGTTAGCAGGAACTTTAGGTGATTGAGCGCTTGCCCAAATTGTGCCTAGCACAAATATGAGGGTAAGTAGATGTTTCATGTTCTTCTTTTTCTTTTTGTGGTTTACTTCAGAGTCTTTCTTTTCCTCGCATATTACTGCGTGGTCGTTTGTCTGTATTTCATCATTGCCATTTTCTATAGACGAATACATTTGTTTTACTCTTTTCATGAGCCTGAATTTCACGTATGACGCAGGGGCCATATTGAAGTCACCTAACATTTAAAAAATTATTTTTAGTGACTATTCTTCATAATGGCGTCTAATCGAAATAATATAATTTATTCCTATGTCAGATTTTGAAGAGTATAAGCTGAAAGCCTATCATATCAAGAATAATATCAACATTAATGATTGCAGGCAGAGGCTGGTAGATATGGAAATCAGCGGTAGTAAGAGTGAGGTTTTCTATCAATACGATGAAAAGAAATACGTCTATATGTTTAATTATGGCGTAATGGTTTTTTATAATTTTCGTGCCGAAGAAATTAATCAGGAACTGGAACGTCTTTTCCCGGAAGTGGACAAAAATGATTTGTTAAAAGATGATTTTGCCCTCCTTTTAAATCCGGATAATGACATGACCATCCGTTTTAACCATCTTTCGCTATCCTCTATCAATGAAGGGGCTATAAAAATAGTGATGCTTAACCTGGCTCAAAGTCTGGCGCTCTTATATTATGATCAGGTATCTCAAGATCTTTTAAGTCAGATTAAAGTTTTTGCTAATACTATGGAAGAAGAGGGAAAGCTGGAAATTAGAACTAAGAATATTCAAAAGTTTATAGGTAAAGCGCTTAACACGCAAAACAAGATTGCTGAGAACCTTTACATTCTGGATTCTCCTCCCGTAACGTGGGAGAATGAGTATCTGGATGGTGTGAACAAGGTTCTGTCCCGTCACTTTGATAGTGGTCCCAGATACAGAGCGATTGAAAATACCTTTAAAATAGTGGAGGCTAACCTGCAGGCTTTTATGGATCTATCCCATCATAAAGAAAGTAGCAAGCTAGAGTGGATCATTATCATCCTTATCCTGGTGGAGATATTAGATACGTTCATCACTAAAATGATCTAATCGTCCTGCTTTTGGCGCTGCTTTAAGTATAGTTTGTTAATCTTTTCTTTGGCTCTTTTTAGGCGCATTTTTACGGCACTTTCTGAAAGACCCAAAGTAAGCTGAATATCCTTAATATGATGTTTCTCCTTGTATTTCATAAGTAGTAGGAGCTTTTCCTCGGGGGAGATTTCTTCTAAAAGTTCATTAAGAATTTTTACAGAAATCTCTTCCGGCACCTCATCTACACCATCTACAAGGTCAGATATTTCATCGGCCATTTTTTCAGTAATTACTTGGGCCACACTCTTCTTATTTTTTCGGAGCTGGTCTATGCAGGTATTATGAATGATAGAGAAGAGCCAGGTAGAGAATTTGGCCTGACCTTTAAAATCATGCACTTTAAGGAATAGCTTAATTAGTATTTCCTGACAAAGATCTTCGGCCTGGTCGTCGTCCTGCACATAACTTTTACATTTTTTTAAAATATAGTTTTCGTGCCTTTCCACTAAAAGTGTAAAGTATTGCCCGCCAGCGCCCTGCTGCAGATATAGTATTATCTCTTCGTCAGAAAGTTTTTTATTAATCATATTATTCCTTGTGACTTTTTATTACCGCTGCGTCATATGATGAACATATAAATACCCATCTGTAATCACTGTCATTAGTGCGCTAAATATAGAGTTTTCAGAAGAGTTTATCTGTAGATATTATTAATGATTTTGTGTAGAAAATGTTGTTGAAACTAAAAGAGAAAATATTAGATCTGGACATTAAAGCGCAGCCTGATGATGTTACGTGTGGACCTACTTGTCTTCATGGAGTGTATCAGTTTTACAATGATGAAATACCCTTAAAGCAGGTAATTCAGGAGGTGAAGCAGCTGTCATCAGGTGGCACTTTAGCGGTAGTGTTGGCTAACCATGCCTTGCGCAGAGGTTATAAAGCCACTATTTATACTTATAACCTGAGCACCTTTGATATCTCTTGGTTTAAGGACCAGGTAGATCTAAAAGAAAAACTAAGGGCACAGCTGAAAGTGAAGTCTGGTGATTTGCGATTGCAGGTAGCTACGGAGGAGTACCTTCAGTTTTTAGAAAGTGGTGGGCAGATTAGGTTTGAAGAACTTACACCTACACTCATTAAATCATTTTTAACTAAAGGAATGCCTATTCTCACAGGTCTAAGTGCTACTTATCTGTATGAAAGCCCTAGAGAAACTGGTGATATTGTAATCAGGTATGATGATGTGCTCGGTGAACCCACGGGCCATTTTGTGATCATAAACGGTTTTAATCAAGAGGATAGAGTGGCCTTTATAGCTGATCCTCTGGAAGCTAACCCTATAAGTGGGAAGCAATATTATAAAGTAAGTCTACAAAAATTAATTAACTCAATACTGCTTGGCGTAATGACATATGATGCCAACCTTTTAATTATTTATCCTAAGTAAACCATGTCTAAACTAATTATAACAGAAGCACCTGAAAAATGGAACCTTAAGTTCAATGGAGTAGATCTAATATCTCCTTCTGAGTACTTCAGCCAGCCAAAATATCAGGAGTCTAAAAAATTTAAAATTATCAACCTTTGCAGGTCTCACCAATACCAGAGCTTAGGATATTATGTTTCGCTACTTGCTGAAGCCCGTGGGCATAAAGTAATACCTGAAATAGCCACGCTTCAGGATTTTAGATTTCCTTCGCTCATAAAAGATGATGCGGAAGAGTTTGATGTGCTTATTCAAAACAGCTTAAAAAAGGTAGAGGATAATAAAACTACCATAAACATCTTCTTTGGTCAGGTAGAAAATCCTGCCTACGCAAATTTGGGTGTTTTACTTTTTAACCTTTTTCAAATACCTATAATTCAGGCCGTTTTTGTGAAAAAGGAGAAAAAATGGCAGTTGCAGAGCTTAAAACCTCTCCACTTAAAAGAGCTGGGTAAGGAAGATTATTTGAAATTGGAAGAGGCGCTGAGCTTCTATTTCACAGGTAAAAAGATAGTGAGAAAAAAATATAGCCGTAAAAAGTACGACCTCGCTATTTTAATGAGCCCGGAAGATGCTACTCCTCCGTCAAATGCCAAGGCACTACAAAAGTTTATAGCCGCCGCCGATAAGCTAGGCTTTAATACAGAGTGCATTACTAAAAACGATTTTGGTAAGCTAGTGCAGTTTGATGCTCTTTTTATCAGGGAGACTACTAACGTAAACCACTACACTTACCGTTTTGCCAAAAAGGCTGAAGCAGAAGGATTGGTGGTTATGGATGACTCTAACAGTATTCTGAAATGCACTAACAAAGTGTATTTGCATGAGCTTTTGGTGGCCAACAAAATAGCTGTTCCTAAGTCTCATATTGTGAGAAAGGATGATCATCATGTGCCGGCAGATTTTAACTATCCGCTGGTAATAAAGCAGCCTGATGGGTCTTTTTCAAAAGGGGTGAAGAAGGTGGTAGATGAAAAGCAGCTTAAAGAGACATTAAAAAGCCTTTTTCAAAAGTCAGAATTGTTGATCATTCAGGAGTTTGTACCTACATCATATGACTGGCGCGTGGGTGTAGTAAATGGCAAAGCCTTGTACGTATGTAAATACTATATGGCCCAGAACCACTGGCAGATTGTAGACTGGAAGAAGAACGGTGAGCATAGAGAAGGTAAAAGTGAAACCCTGGCAGTAGAAGATGTTCCAAAGGCGCTGATAGATACTGCTCTTAAAGCTACTGCTCTTATTGGTAACGGACTTTACGGTGTAGATGTAAAGGAAATAGACGGTAAATTCTACGTGATTGAAATCAATGATAACCCCAATATTGATGCTGGGGTGGAAGATAAAATAATTAAAAATGGCCTTTACACTACTATAATGGAAACGTTCGTAGAAAGGCTCCAAAAACGATGAGTAACAGATTACACTTGTTCCAGGCCTATGGTATAGAGCTGGAATATATGATAGTAGATAAAAAATCATTAGCCGTAAGGCCATTAACTGACTTATTATTTAAGAAAGTTACTGGAGAATATACCGGAGATGTAGATCGTGGCATGGTGAGCTGGTGTAATGAGCTGGTGCTTCATGTGGTGGAGCTAAAGTGTACTAAGCCAGAAGCCCATATGTCGGAGCTGGCAGATCAGTTTCATAAAAACGTGGAAGAGTTAAACGAACTATTAGATTCGTTTGGAGCTATGCTATTGCCTACTGCTGCTCACCCGCTAATGAACCCTGAGAAGAGTACCTTTTTATGGCCTCATGATAATAATGATATTTATGCGGCTTATAACAGGATATTTAACTGTCACGGGCATGGCTGGTCTAACCTGCAAAGTACTCACTTGAACTTGCCGTTTTATGATGATGAAGAATTTGCCAGACTACATGCCGCAGTGCGACTTATCTTGCCAATTCTTCCTGCTTTGGCAGCTAGCTCGCCAATTTTGGGTGGTAAAGAAACAGGCTTTTTAGACAAGCGATTAGACTATTATCAAAAAAACCAGAAGGTTATTCCTTCCATTACAGGTAAGGTGATACCAGAGCGCGCTTTCAGTAAAAGGCAGTACCATAAAATGATCTATGATAGAATAGCTCATGATATAGCTCCGCATGACCCTGAGAATATTTTACAGCCTGTATGGCTAAACTCAAGAGGAGCAATAGCCCGTTTTGATCGTGGATCTATTGAGATACGACTATTAGATATTCAGGAATGCCCTCAGGCTGACTTGGCTATAGTTAACCTTATAGTATTGCTGCTGAAGCTTTTAGTAGAAGAGAAAATTTGCTCACACCACGAGCAGCAGCAGTGGGAGGCGCAGCCATTGAATGATATTTTCCAGGCTACAATTCGTAAGGCAGAGAGTGCTGTGATTGATAATGCCGATTATTTGAAGGTGTTTGGTATTGAAGATAAATCTATTACTGCGAAGAAGCTATGGGCTCATTTGATTAAAGAAGCTCAGAATTATTACCCTGAAGAAGTAGAAGCATGGATGCCTCAGCTCAAGGTAATTATGGAGCAGGGTACACTGGCCACCAGGATTTTGAATTCTGTAAGTGGTGAGTATTCTGAAGATAATATAAAGCTGATATACAGGGAGTTATCAGATTGCTTAAAATATAACGAAATGTTTCAGGTATGGGTAAAAGAACAATTGTAATCTCTTGCGAGCATGCTGGAAATTATATTCCAAAGGACTATAGATTTCTTTTTAATGGTAGGGAAGAAGTGCTTCAAAGTCATAGAGGCTGGGACCCAGGTGCTTTGCTTATAGCAAAATATCTTTCCAGGCAACTTGGTGCGCCATTCTTCTTTCAAAAGATATCCAGGCTACTGTTGGAGACTAATCGATCACTCCATAGCAAGGAGTTATTTTCTATGTATGTGCAGACTTTAGGTATTAACGTGAGAAAGTACTTGCTGGAGAAATATTATCATCCATACCGAAATATGGTGGAGGAAAAGATTGCCAAAGAAATAGAAGCAGGGCATGAGGTGCTACATCTGTCTGTTCATACCTTCACGCCAGAGTTAAACGGCGTGGTGCGTACAGTGGATGTAGGCATTTTGTTTGATGAAAATCAATTGCCTGAGTCTGAGTTCTCAAAAGCCTTTAGAGATAAGCTAGAAAGCAGATTGCCTGATTATAACATCATGCTTAACATTCCATACAATGGCGCTGATGATGGTTTTACTACCTATCTCCGTACTAAATTTTCACCCAGCGATTATCTGGGTATAGAGTTGGAGGTGAATCAAAAGTATGTAAATACCCCAGACTTGCGGATTATTAAGGAAGGTATGGTGTGGAGCTTAAAGCAGGAAAGCCCATTATCAATCAACATTTTGATATAAAAAAAGAGGCTGCCGGATCGCATGGCAGCCTCTATAACTGATCAACCTATTTTGACAGTTTAATCTTTTAGAATTTTAATGGACTGAGTTTTCTCACCCATAGAAATTCTTATGATGTAAAGTCCGGCAGGTATTTTCTCTGTAGAGAACTCTACCGTATGCTTTCCTTCACTCACTTTTTCAATAGTCATAAAGTCAGCCACTTCACCAATTTGGTTATAGATAACCAAAGATGCTGAGCCTGCCTCAGGGGTGCTGAATTCGATAATACCTGTGTCATGTACCGGGTTTGGATATGCTTTCAATCCAAATTGAGCAACTTCAGAATCACTACTATTCAGATTTATGCGGGCCGCACTGGAGCATGGGCCTAGATCTTGCCATGCATCAGGCCATGCCCAATCATCAGCTCCACCCGGAGTATATGGCCCACCTATGCTACACCAGCCACCTACTTTACACTGATAGGTATTGCCGTTGTTCTGTACTATGTCTCCAGTTTGGTAAGTAGAGCCGTTTACATATTGAGGTGCATTACAGTTTCCTCCGCCACCGTTGCTTTCTACAGTAATATTAGTACTGCCAGATGTCGCTGAATAACTACCGGAAATGGCTTTAGCACTTATGGTGTAGCTGCCAGCGGCTACTCCAGACCACGTAATGCTATATGGTGCTGAACTATCCTCACCTAGCTTGCTGCCACCATTATAAAACTCAACTTTTGTAATCGAGCCACTGCTGATAGATGCACTAGCAGATATCGTGATATTATCTCCGGCAGTAAATGTTTGTCCTGCTCCAGGAGCGGTAAGACTTACATTAATTGTAGGATCTTCATTGCCTCCGCCGTTGCCGCCTCCGCAATCACCAATCACTTTCCAAACTTGCCACTCAGATGAGTTAGATGCTGGGTTCTCGTTTTGAGTCCACCATCTGGCTTCGTATTCTACGCCATTGTATGAAACATGAGCGCCTCCGGTATATGCGGTAGAAGCATTCCATGCAGGTACATCACATGATCCTGGTGTTGATACAGTAATGGAAACCTGAGCCGTGCTCGTTAGATTATCATTGTCAGTGGCGGTAGCAGTGATCACATATGTTCCCTCAGCGGCAGCTGTCCAGCTGGCCGAGTAAGTAGAACCTGATCCTGATGCGGTTATATTTTGTCCCCCCACATTAAACACTACGCTGGTGATATTGCCATCGCTATCACTGGCTGATGCAGTAAGAGAAATAGTGCTTCCTGTATCAAAAGAGGCATTGTTTGAAGGACTCGTTATGCTCACCGAGGGTGCATCAGGATTGTTGTTACAATCGCCTAACTCTTCATCTATGGCAGATAATAAAGAGGTTTGGTCCTGTGTATCCTGAGAGATTTCCCAGATCATGATTCCAGAAGCTCTGTCTAAAGCAAGTTGAGTTTTAGATTTTATGGTCGGAATACCGTTGTAATAAGTGCCCTCAAATACATCCTGATTTGGATTGGCACCTGCTGCGATCAGTACATTATAGGCTCTCCATGTAGGTCTTCCATAAAAAGGAACTCCTAAAACTGCTTTTGATGCAGGCAAACCTCTGCCTAACCAATAATCAAGAGCAGTTACGGCATAGCTATAAGGCGAATGTGAAGCTCCGTCACCTCCGTCATAAGCCATTATGTTTAGGAAGTCTATGTCATCAAAAACTCCGCTAAGAATACCATCAGCATTCCAGCCA
This genomic interval carries:
- a CDS encoding RMD1 family protein, whose amino-acid sequence is MSDFEEYKLKAYHIKNNININDCRQRLVDMEISGSKSEVFYQYDEKKYVYMFNYGVMVFYNFRAEEINQELERLFPEVDKNDLLKDDFALLLNPDNDMTIRFNHLSLSSINEGAIKIVMLNLAQSLALLYYDQVSQDLLSQIKVFANTMEEEGKLEIRTKNIQKFIGKALNTQNKIAENLYILDSPPVTWENEYLDGVNKVLSRHFDSGPRYRAIENTFKIVEANLQAFMDLSHHKESSKLEWIIIILILVEILDTFITKMI
- a CDS encoding peptidase-C39 like family protein produces the protein MLLKLKEKILDLDIKAQPDDVTCGPTCLHGVYQFYNDEIPLKQVIQEVKQLSSGGTLAVVLANHALRRGYKATIYTYNLSTFDISWFKDQVDLKEKLRAQLKVKSGDLRLQVATEEYLQFLESGGQIRFEELTPTLIKSFLTKGMPILTGLSATYLYESPRETGDIVIRYDDVLGEPTGHFVIINGFNQEDRVAFIADPLEANPISGKQYYKVSLQKLINSILLGVMTYDANLLIIYPK
- a CDS encoding RimK family protein — translated: MSKLIITEAPEKWNLKFNGVDLISPSEYFSQPKYQESKKFKIINLCRSHQYQSLGYYVSLLAEARGHKVIPEIATLQDFRFPSLIKDDAEEFDVLIQNSLKKVEDNKTTINIFFGQVENPAYANLGVLLFNLFQIPIIQAVFVKKEKKWQLQSLKPLHLKELGKEDYLKLEEALSFYFTGKKIVRKKYSRKKYDLAILMSPEDATPPSNAKALQKFIAAADKLGFNTECITKNDFGKLVQFDALFIRETTNVNHYTYRFAKKAEAEGLVVMDDSNSILKCTNKVYLHELLVANKIAVPKSHIVRKDDHHVPADFNYPLVIKQPDGSFSKGVKKVVDEKQLKETLKSLFQKSELLIIQEFVPTSYDWRVGVVNGKALYVCKYYMAQNHWQIVDWKKNGEHREGKSETLAVEDVPKALIDTALKATALIGNGLYGVDVKEIDGKFYVIEINDNPNIDAGVEDKIIKNGLYTTIMETFVERLQKR
- a CDS encoding carboxylate-amine ligase, which encodes MSNRLHLFQAYGIELEYMIVDKKSLAVRPLTDLLFKKVTGEYTGDVDRGMVSWCNELVLHVVELKCTKPEAHMSELADQFHKNVEELNELLDSFGAMLLPTAAHPLMNPEKSTFLWPHDNNDIYAAYNRIFNCHGHGWSNLQSTHLNLPFYDDEEFARLHAAVRLILPILPALAASSPILGGKETGFLDKRLDYYQKNQKVIPSITGKVIPERAFSKRQYHKMIYDRIAHDIAPHDPENILQPVWLNSRGAIARFDRGSIEIRLLDIQECPQADLAIVNLIVLLLKLLVEEKICSHHEQQQWEAQPLNDIFQATIRKAESAVIDNADYLKVFGIEDKSITAKKLWAHLIKEAQNYYPEEVEAWMPQLKVIMEQGTLATRILNSVSGEYSEDNIKLIYRELSDCLKYNEMFQVWVKEQL
- a CDS encoding N-formylglutamate amidohydrolase, whose amino-acid sequence is MGKRTIVISCEHAGNYIPKDYRFLFNGREEVLQSHRGWDPGALLIAKYLSRQLGAPFFFQKISRLLLETNRSLHSKELFSMYVQTLGINVRKYLLEKYYHPYRNMVEEKIAKEIEAGHEVLHLSVHTFTPELNGVVRTVDVGILFDENQLPESEFSKAFRDKLESRLPDYNIMLNIPYNGADDGFTTYLRTKFSPSDYLGIELEVNQKYVNTPDLRIIKEGMVWSLKQESPLSINILI
- a CDS encoding SusC/RagA family TonB-linked outer membrane protein, with product MKRNLPKFQRWLLNAALILMVNALFITPSLAQSQIEGVVQSTTGEPIIGASVMVVNSTTGSITDLEGKFRLRANESDSLSISFIGYKTQMIPVGSKASFSITLQEDVAQLSEVVVTALGIERDKKALGYSVQQVSGEELSQVRTGNMVNALSGKLAGVQVTGSNNGLASSARVIIRGENSLNINKNSPLFIVDGTPINNNIYGVGGGTTDQANMPTDYGNGAAEINPEDIESMSVLKGAAATALYGSRAANGVIVITTKSGKGKKGLGVNVSTSLTFSNPLVLPDIQKQYGGGWGLSYAPDYGTNFGPKLDDELLILQDGSPGFDSGEAEPFIHRYDLNDFFETGVASNTNISIAGSNDKGNIRMSYGKSSNTGIVPNSDLKRDNINISTSYKPAKSWTINMNGTYVKSKSDNLPVSGYGGQGLMYALLWNYTNVDLDWLRNYWLEEDKVQRNIFTWADNPFLIAHENINAFDKDRLFGNVSSAFNITPELSLMVRYGLDNSSDFRWSRRPKGTVYFTEGMYREQTIDFQESNADFLLTYDTRFGEFTTKVSVGGNQLRQSTKESTIQGNGLSVAGIYTLGNINVMPDLYRYEGEKRVNSLYAFANIGYKDFIYLDVTARNDWSSTLPEDNNSYFYPAAALSIVPTEMYDIWDPLDYLKLRMNVARVGKDTDPYQLIKTYPFGTLPNTLTTPNALPNMNLKPETTDSYEVGLEAYFFNKRITTEVSLYKTVSTDQIISFAVSGASGYNQLFANAGEIKNHGVEVVLGALPIKTDNFEWSIQANYTRNRGEVVSLYNNLESYIIAQGPDGVTVEARPGERMGDIYGNTYVHAPDGQIVYDNNGLPLSGPRKKVGNYNPDFMLGLSSGIRFKQLSLNALLDIRQGGIIYSYTHAIGTESGILKSSLPGREDGIIGEGVVQNEDGSFSPNTTRVTAETYYYGSIYPRNNAEANSFDASYIKLRELSLGYTLPQSLVNKVGLQGATISLIGSNLALWTDVPNIDPEAQALNGGTLIPGMEVTQLPSTRSYGFKVNINF
- a CDS encoding peroxidase-related enzyme (This protein belongs to a clade of uncharacterized proteins related to peroxidases such as the alkylhydroperoxidase AhpD.) translates to MNIQAISPAEATDELREVYNTLERNRGKVANLYEAQSLNPETMMRNIDFNIELMFGGSPLKRYQKEMLAVIVSVYTDCDYSLAHHSEALAHYWKEEGRIQSLVNDYKTAEIGRANRALCSYAEALTLNANKSVIDQIVNRMKELKIEDREILDAAMIISYINFQVRLVKGLSVELEADGGVGYWYD
- a CDS encoding RNA polymerase sigma factor; amino-acid sequence: MINKKLSDEEIILYLQQGAGGQYFTLLVERHENYILKKCKSYVQDDDQAEDLCQEILIKLFLKVHDFKGQAKFSTWLFSIIHNTCIDQLRKNKKSVAQVITEKMADEISDLVDGVDEVPEEISVKILNELLEEISPEEKLLLLMKYKEKHHIKDIQLTLGLSESAVKMRLKRAKEKINKLYLKQRQKQDD
- a CDS encoding TetR family transcriptional regulator; translation: MAKQSIAEIRKKEILSTFYEVAKVEGLENTSFAKIAQKLEIQPSLIVHYFKNRDELILALIQYNLDQYKQIFSIAHADDLSHQEHLNKVLDKLFSLDWNELYDDGVYYSCYTLIFRHPEIKGKFKDLHLELRSGLKTILEQCTKAGFLAIEDPATVAHQVYNLLDGTYYFVSMLDVKADQEKYLQQSKTLAKKLIGLH